From one Branchiostoma floridae strain S238N-H82 chromosome 3, Bfl_VNyyK, whole genome shotgun sequence genomic stretch:
- the LOC118411631 gene encoding uncharacterized protein LOC118411631 isoform X2 — protein MVESTKGPVRFRRNFCIFWEFLAIFLWISGWSKLTTAQELHPHGINVCAYSESYIGTHITTSQMTRQTRTWDWGCLPFVRCKTKTVYFTMYRVGYLTRYRQVYRCCPGWLQDGDTCPIPTCDPDCSEHGTCTGANYCTCSNGWRGPTCADRCPPGYMGANCVATCPAGKYGQDCLEDCRCQHGATCRGTDGFCNCTAGWRGEHCDVPCPGGTAGLDCELQCNCSQHGTCNPFTGDCLCDAGYHGDLCESECSEGRYGPGCLFSCHCPGNNSVCRTRDGKCMCNPGWQGESCTIQCPLGYYGDQCSQKCGCNHGNSCDHVTGRCHCPPGYTGDSCENEIAPVLTAASTADDVSHGNILVFYIIVAVVMGVLLILLVLSLAVCRRRGKACFHKRETMRNPMELETLMVPAPAAECTAVNEENRKNSFTQRQCMVVVKSGAPRKYTKLPDQQAGVSGAPPDVAGAVGGEVTFAEVAAAAKGTTAPQQAAAPANLYEDVEVPSVPTSQTTVTVKKQPSFWQKLSRKGTRNDGRNEGIHNRGEQDDTIYEDIARVRKEAAKKNRKSEKKKKKAKSESRESSEPMLPTATPLPTTPEKNFYMPLVHQQTPLPRVTSIVSEGDRTSHIYAYVDYSKATTPASGTGDEIPVPASPGAYDYIGNVATPSRERMTGTSTDGAVSVEGVDTQPSYENVPKPADDDGVFTENEYVNDALPYEEMNSVDVGDAMTDNDDQTAYETPRPLSERSNSNKTQYEDMSGSTPILDKISKDGKEGTNENEEGGMPYEKMGGGRLSLPDILL, from the exons CTATATAGGTACCCACATCACCACCTCACAGATGACCAGACAGACCCGGACCTGGGACTGGGGATGTCTGCCTTTTGTCAGATGTAAAACCAA GACTGTGTACTTCACCATGTACAGAGTGGGCTACCTGACCAG GTACAGACAGGTGTACAGGTGCTGCCCTGGCTGGCTGCAGGATGGAGACACCTGTCCTATAC CTACGTGTGATCCTGACTGTTCAGAACATGGGACATGTACTGGAGCAAACTACTGCACCTGTTCTAATGGATGGAGG GGTCCGACCTGTGCTGACAGATGTCCTCCTGGCTACATGGGAGCAAA cTGCGTTGCCACCTGCCCAGCTGGTAAATATGGTCAGGACTGTCTGGAGGACTGCAGGTGTCAGCACGGGGCCACCTGCCGCGGCACCGACGGCTTCTGTAACTGTACCGCAG GTTGGAGAGGAGAACACTGTGATGTGCCCTGTCCTGGAGGTACTGCTGGGTTAGACTGTGAGCTACAGTGTAACTGTTCCCAACATGGAACCTGCAACCCTTTCACTGGAGACTGTCT CTGTGAtgccggttaccatggtgacctGTGTGAGTCGGAGTGTTCCGAGGGTCGGTACGGACCGGGGTGTCTGTTCAGCTGCCACTGTCCCGGGAACAACTCTGTGTGTCGCACCAGGGACGGGAAGTGTATGTGTAACCCTGGCTGGCAGGGCGAGAG CTGCACCATCCAGTGTCCACTTGGTTACTATGGCGACCAATGTTCCCAGAAGTGTGGCTGTAACCATGGCAATAGCTGTGATCATGTGACCGGGAGATGCCACTGTCCACCGGGGTACACAGGAGACAGTTGTGAAAATG AAATTGCGCCAGTCCTGACCGCTGCCAGCACAGCTGACGATGTTTCCCACGGTAACATCCTGGTGTTCTACATCATCGTTGCCGTGGTGATGGGAGTTCTGTTGATCCTGCTGGTCCTGTCTCTAGCTGTGTGCAGGAGGAGGGGGAAGGCCTGCTTCCATAAAAG GGAGACGATGCGCAACCCCATGGAGCTGGAGACGTTGATGGTTCCCGCGCCGGCGGCGGAATGTACAGCTGTGAACGaggaaaacaggaaaaacagCTTCACCCAGAGACAGTGCATGGTCGTCG TGAAATCAGGTGCTCCCAGGAAGTACACAAAGCTACCCGACCAACAGGCAGGTGTATCAGGTGCACCCCCCGATGTCGCAGGTGCTGTAGGTGGTGAGGTGACCTTTGCAGAGGTGGCAGCTGCAGCTAAAG GTACAACTGCACCACAGCAGGCTGCTGCACCAGCTAACCTGTATGAAGATGTGGAGGTGCCGTCTGTACCAACCAGCCAGACTACGGTCACGGTCAAGAAACAGCCGTCTTTCTGGCAGAAGCTCTCCCGGAAAGGTACTAGGAACGATGGGAGGAACGAGGGAATCCACAACAGAGGAGAGCAAGATGACACCATCTATGAAGACATCGCGCGAGTGCGGAAGGAAGCAGCAAAGAAGAACAGGAAgtcagagaagaagaaaaagaaggcgAAGTCTGAATCGAGGGAAAGCTCGGAGCCCATGTTGCCAACGGCAACGCCGCTACCGACAACACCCGAAAAGAACTTCTATATGCCATTGGTTCATCAACAAACCCCGCTTCCACGCGTGACGAGTATAGTGTCGGAGGGCGACCGCACGTCACACATCTACGCATACGTGGACTACAGCAAGGCAACAACACCAGCCAGCGGCACGGGAGATGAGATACCCGTACCAGCGTCACCTGGGGCGTATGACTACATCGGCAATGTAGCCACACCCTCTAGGGAGAGAATGACGGGGACCTCCACGGATGGCGCGGTAAGCGTGGAAGGTGTCGATACGCAACCTTCGTACGAGAACGTGCCCAAGCCCGCAGACGACGACGGCGTGTTTACAGAGAACGAGTACGTCAACGACGCACTGCCATACGAAGAGATGAATAGCGTCGATGTTGGTGATGCCATGACCGACAACGACGACCAAACGGCGTACGAGACGCCGCGGCCCTTGAGCGAACGATCAAATAGTAATAAGACTCAGTATGAAGACATGAGCGGGTCCACACCAATCCTGGATAAGATCTCGAAAGATGGAAAGGAAGGAACGAATGAGAATGAAGAAGGAGGAATGCCATATGAGAAGATGGGAGGGGGGAGGCTGTCACTGCCAGACATTCTGCTGTAA
- the LOC118411631 gene encoding uncharacterized protein LOC118411631 isoform X1, translating into MVESTKGPVRFRRNFCIFWEFLAIFLWISGWSKLTTAQELHPHGINVCAYSESYIGTHITTSQMTRQTRTWDWGCLPFVRCKTKTVYFTMYRVGYLTRYRQVYRCCPGWLQDGDTCPIPTCDPDCSEHGTCTGANYCTCSNGWRGPTCADRCPPGYMGANCVATCPAGKYGQDCLEDCRCQHGATCRGTDGFCNCTAGWRGEHCDVPCPGGTAGLDCELQCNCSQHGTCNPFTGDCLCDAGYHGDLCESECSEGRYGPGCLFSCHCPGNNSVCRTRDGKCMCNPGWQGESCTIQCPLGYYGDQCSQKCGCNHGNSCDHVTGRCHCPPGYTGDSCENEIAPVLTAASTADDVSHGNILVFYIIVAVVMGVLLILLVLSLAVCRRRGKACFHKRETMRNPMELETLMVPAPAAECTAVNEENRKNSFTQRQCMVVVKSGAPRKYTKLPDQQAGVSGAPPDVAGAVGGEVTFAEVAAAAKGTTAPQQAAAPANLYEDVEVPSVPTSQTTVTVKKQPSFWQKLSRKGTRNDGRNEGIHNRGEQDDTIYEDIARVRKEAAKKNRKSEKKKKKAKSESRESSEPMLPTATPLPTTPEKNFYMPLVHQQTPLPRVTSIVSEGDRTSHIYAYVDYSKATTPASGTGDEIPVPASPGAYDYIGNVATPSRERMTGTSTDGAVSVEGVDTQPSYENVPKPADDDGVFTENEYVNDALPYEEMNSVDVGDAMTDNDDQTAYETPRPLSERSNSNKTQYEDMSGSTPILDKISKDGKEGTNENEEGGMPYEKMGGGRLSLPDILL; encoded by the exons CTATATAGGTACCCACATCACCACCTCACAGATGACCAGACAGACCCGGACCTGGGACTGGGGATGTCTGCCTTTTGTCAGATGTAAAACCAA GACTGTGTACTTCACCATGTACAGAGTGGGCTACCTGACCAGGTACAGACAGGTATACAGGTGCTGTCCAGGCTGGCTGCAGGATGGAGACACCTGTCCTATAC CTACGTGTGATCCTGACTGTTCAGAACATGGGACATGTACTGGAGCAAACTACTGCACCTGTTCTAATGGATGGAGG GGTCCGACCTGTGCTGACAGATGTCCTCCTGGCTACATGGGAGCAAA cTGCGTTGCCACCTGCCCAGCTGGTAAATATGGTCAGGACTGTCTGGAGGACTGCAGGTGTCAGCACGGGGCCACCTGCCGCGGCACCGACGGCTTCTGTAACTGTACCGCAG GTTGGAGAGGAGAACACTGTGATGTGCCCTGTCCTGGAGGTACTGCTGGGTTAGACTGTGAGCTACAGTGTAACTGTTCCCAACATGGAACCTGCAACCCTTTCACTGGAGACTGTCT CTGTGAtgccggttaccatggtgacctGTGTGAGTCGGAGTGTTCCGAGGGTCGGTACGGACCGGGGTGTCTGTTCAGCTGCCACTGTCCCGGGAACAACTCTGTGTGTCGCACCAGGGACGGGAAGTGTATGTGTAACCCTGGCTGGCAGGGCGAGAG CTGCACCATCCAGTGTCCACTTGGTTACTATGGCGACCAATGTTCCCAGAAGTGTGGCTGTAACCATGGCAATAGCTGTGATCATGTGACCGGGAGATGCCACTGTCCACCGGGGTACACAGGAGACAGTTGTGAAAATG AAATTGCGCCAGTCCTGACCGCTGCCAGCACAGCTGACGATGTTTCCCACGGTAACATCCTGGTGTTCTACATCATCGTTGCCGTGGTGATGGGAGTTCTGTTGATCCTGCTGGTCCTGTCTCTAGCTGTGTGCAGGAGGAGGGGGAAGGCCTGCTTCCATAAAAG GGAGACGATGCGCAACCCCATGGAGCTGGAGACGTTGATGGTTCCCGCGCCGGCGGCGGAATGTACAGCTGTGAACGaggaaaacaggaaaaacagCTTCACCCAGAGACAGTGCATGGTCGTCG TGAAATCAGGTGCTCCCAGGAAGTACACAAAGCTACCCGACCAACAGGCAGGTGTATCAGGTGCACCCCCCGATGTCGCAGGTGCTGTAGGTGGTGAGGTGACCTTTGCAGAGGTGGCAGCTGCAGCTAAAG GTACAACTGCACCACAGCAGGCTGCTGCACCAGCTAACCTGTATGAAGATGTGGAGGTGCCGTCTGTACCAACCAGCCAGACTACGGTCACGGTCAAGAAACAGCCGTCTTTCTGGCAGAAGCTCTCCCGGAAAGGTACTAGGAACGATGGGAGGAACGAGGGAATCCACAACAGAGGAGAGCAAGATGACACCATCTATGAAGACATCGCGCGAGTGCGGAAGGAAGCAGCAAAGAAGAACAGGAAgtcagagaagaagaaaaagaaggcgAAGTCTGAATCGAGGGAAAGCTCGGAGCCCATGTTGCCAACGGCAACGCCGCTACCGACAACACCCGAAAAGAACTTCTATATGCCATTGGTTCATCAACAAACCCCGCTTCCACGCGTGACGAGTATAGTGTCGGAGGGCGACCGCACGTCACACATCTACGCATACGTGGACTACAGCAAGGCAACAACACCAGCCAGCGGCACGGGAGATGAGATACCCGTACCAGCGTCACCTGGGGCGTATGACTACATCGGCAATGTAGCCACACCCTCTAGGGAGAGAATGACGGGGACCTCCACGGATGGCGCGGTAAGCGTGGAAGGTGTCGATACGCAACCTTCGTACGAGAACGTGCCCAAGCCCGCAGACGACGACGGCGTGTTTACAGAGAACGAGTACGTCAACGACGCACTGCCATACGAAGAGATGAATAGCGTCGATGTTGGTGATGCCATGACCGACAACGACGACCAAACGGCGTACGAGACGCCGCGGCCCTTGAGCGAACGATCAAATAGTAATAAGACTCAGTATGAAGACATGAGCGGGTCCACACCAATCCTGGATAAGATCTCGAAAGATGGAAAGGAAGGAACGAATGAGAATGAAGAAGGAGGAATGCCATATGAGAAGATGGGAGGGGGGAGGCTGTCACTGCCAGACATTCTGCTGTAA
- the LOC118411631 gene encoding platelet endothelial aggregation receptor 1-like isoform X3 — MGANCVATCPAGKYGQDCLEDCRCQHGATCRGTDGFCNCTAGWRGEHCDVPCPGGTAGLDCELQCNCSQHGTCNPFTGDCLCDAGYHGDLCESECSEGRYGPGCLFSCHCPGNNSVCRTRDGKCMCNPGWQGESCTIQCPLGYYGDQCSQKCGCNHGNSCDHVTGRCHCPPGYTGDSCENEIAPVLTAASTADDVSHGNILVFYIIVAVVMGVLLILLVLSLAVCRRRGKACFHKRETMRNPMELETLMVPAPAAECTAVNEENRKNSFTQRQCMVVVKSGAPRKYTKLPDQQAGVSGAPPDVAGAVGGEVTFAEVAAAAKGTTAPQQAAAPANLYEDVEVPSVPTSQTTVTVKKQPSFWQKLSRKGTRNDGRNEGIHNRGEQDDTIYEDIARVRKEAAKKNRKSEKKKKKAKSESRESSEPMLPTATPLPTTPEKNFYMPLVHQQTPLPRVTSIVSEGDRTSHIYAYVDYSKATTPASGTGDEIPVPASPGAYDYIGNVATPSRERMTGTSTDGAVSVEGVDTQPSYENVPKPADDDGVFTENEYVNDALPYEEMNSVDVGDAMTDNDDQTAYETPRPLSERSNSNKTQYEDMSGSTPILDKISKDGKEGTNENEEGGMPYEKMGGGRLSLPDILL; from the exons ATGGGAGCAAA cTGCGTTGCCACCTGCCCAGCTGGTAAATATGGTCAGGACTGTCTGGAGGACTGCAGGTGTCAGCACGGGGCCACCTGCCGCGGCACCGACGGCTTCTGTAACTGTACCGCAG GTTGGAGAGGAGAACACTGTGATGTGCCCTGTCCTGGAGGTACTGCTGGGTTAGACTGTGAGCTACAGTGTAACTGTTCCCAACATGGAACCTGCAACCCTTTCACTGGAGACTGTCT CTGTGAtgccggttaccatggtgacctGTGTGAGTCGGAGTGTTCCGAGGGTCGGTACGGACCGGGGTGTCTGTTCAGCTGCCACTGTCCCGGGAACAACTCTGTGTGTCGCACCAGGGACGGGAAGTGTATGTGTAACCCTGGCTGGCAGGGCGAGAG CTGCACCATCCAGTGTCCACTTGGTTACTATGGCGACCAATGTTCCCAGAAGTGTGGCTGTAACCATGGCAATAGCTGTGATCATGTGACCGGGAGATGCCACTGTCCACCGGGGTACACAGGAGACAGTTGTGAAAATG AAATTGCGCCAGTCCTGACCGCTGCCAGCACAGCTGACGATGTTTCCCACGGTAACATCCTGGTGTTCTACATCATCGTTGCCGTGGTGATGGGAGTTCTGTTGATCCTGCTGGTCCTGTCTCTAGCTGTGTGCAGGAGGAGGGGGAAGGCCTGCTTCCATAAAAG GGAGACGATGCGCAACCCCATGGAGCTGGAGACGTTGATGGTTCCCGCGCCGGCGGCGGAATGTACAGCTGTGAACGaggaaaacaggaaaaacagCTTCACCCAGAGACAGTGCATGGTCGTCG TGAAATCAGGTGCTCCCAGGAAGTACACAAAGCTACCCGACCAACAGGCAGGTGTATCAGGTGCACCCCCCGATGTCGCAGGTGCTGTAGGTGGTGAGGTGACCTTTGCAGAGGTGGCAGCTGCAGCTAAAG GTACAACTGCACCACAGCAGGCTGCTGCACCAGCTAACCTGTATGAAGATGTGGAGGTGCCGTCTGTACCAACCAGCCAGACTACGGTCACGGTCAAGAAACAGCCGTCTTTCTGGCAGAAGCTCTCCCGGAAAGGTACTAGGAACGATGGGAGGAACGAGGGAATCCACAACAGAGGAGAGCAAGATGACACCATCTATGAAGACATCGCGCGAGTGCGGAAGGAAGCAGCAAAGAAGAACAGGAAgtcagagaagaagaaaaagaaggcgAAGTCTGAATCGAGGGAAAGCTCGGAGCCCATGTTGCCAACGGCAACGCCGCTACCGACAACACCCGAAAAGAACTTCTATATGCCATTGGTTCATCAACAAACCCCGCTTCCACGCGTGACGAGTATAGTGTCGGAGGGCGACCGCACGTCACACATCTACGCATACGTGGACTACAGCAAGGCAACAACACCAGCCAGCGGCACGGGAGATGAGATACCCGTACCAGCGTCACCTGGGGCGTATGACTACATCGGCAATGTAGCCACACCCTCTAGGGAGAGAATGACGGGGACCTCCACGGATGGCGCGGTAAGCGTGGAAGGTGTCGATACGCAACCTTCGTACGAGAACGTGCCCAAGCCCGCAGACGACGACGGCGTGTTTACAGAGAACGAGTACGTCAACGACGCACTGCCATACGAAGAGATGAATAGCGTCGATGTTGGTGATGCCATGACCGACAACGACGACCAAACGGCGTACGAGACGCCGCGGCCCTTGAGCGAACGATCAAATAGTAATAAGACTCAGTATGAAGACATGAGCGGGTCCACACCAATCCTGGATAAGATCTCGAAAGATGGAAAGGAAGGAACGAATGAGAATGAAGAAGGAGGAATGCCATATGAGAAGATGGGAGGGGGGAGGCTGTCACTGCCAGACATTCTGCTGTAA